The DNA segment GGGGGCTGTCGGCGAAGGCCGGCTCCTCCTTCAGGATGTCCAGCGGCACCGGCCGGGGGAAGCGGCGCCCGGCGCGGACCTCGATCGCGAGGAACTTCGGGTTGGGCTCGCCGCGCGGCCGGTGGGCCGGTTTCGTGACGATCGCGATGCCGACGGCGGCGCGCTCGACCCCCGTGTGGTACACGGCGACCGCGTCGCCGATTTTCAGCTGTTCGAGGTTGCGGAGCGCCGCGTAGTTGTGGATTCCGGTCCAGAGGGTCACGTGATCCTTTTCGAGCTGATCGAACGAATATGCGGACGGCTCCGTCTTGAGGACGGCCTTGATTGCGCTCATCCCCTTGATTCTATTCGATCGCACGCCGGACGATTCGTTCGAGGGTCTCCTTCTCGGCGGACCCGAGCGTCGCGCCGATTCCGAGCCGATCCGGGCCCGTGACGAGCGCGAGCCGCCGGAAGGTCCACGTCCACCACGGCGGGACCGGCCGTGTCGTCCAGAGGAGACGGGTCGAAGCGGCCCGGGGCAGAGTCCGCCGCTCCGCCCCGCCGAATATCGAGATTTCGCGAAGGATCGTGACCTCCGCGATCTCGAGCGT comes from the Thermoanaerobaculia bacterium genome and includes:
- a CDS encoding EVE domain-containing protein; this encodes MSAIKAVLKTEPSAYSFDQLEKDHVTLWTGIHNYAALRNLEQLKIGDAVAVYHTGVERAAVGIAIVTKPAHRPRGEPNPKFLAIEVRAGRRFPRPVPLDILKEEPAFADSPLVTMGRLSVVPLTPQQSDRMAALAGRRRESAV